The Bacillales bacterium DNA segment AAGCGAACTTTCGCAGTCGATTACGATGATGTCGTAATTGCCGGCAACCATCAGTGCAGAGACCAATGCCTCCGTTTCTTCTCCGGTCAAATCGGCCATTTCATGAGGATTCACGGGAAGGTTGAAAGAGGAAATGGTTGAATGCGGGTCATAATATTTCAGAGACTCGATCTTTGCCGAAAGTTGATCCGGATCGGTTTTTAAATAATATAAAATTTGCGTGGACGTCCGTTCCGGCGGCGGCGAAAAAAAGAGCGGCGTACTATGCAGCAACTCCAAGTTCAAATAAAATACCCGCTTGTTTTGAAGAGCGAATTGCTTGCATAGGTTGACGGCTACCGTCGTTTTTCCCGTTCCGCCGGATGCTGAAAATACAGCAACTCTTTTCGTTTGCGCCGTCGAATCCCCGAGTTTCTGAACGGAACCCCTCGATGCATTATAAACCGACAAAATCGACGACATGAGCTGATTTAAAGGCTGGAATTTGAATACGGACGGCTCTGCACTTTCAGGGGCAGTAACTCGATCGTCTTCCAATATCATGCACATGCCACTTGGTTCGGGCAAATGGCTTGGGATCCATTCGGATGACGCGAGTAAAATGTCATACTTTCGGCCGTCTTGGACATATTCCCTAAACTGTGTTTGGTCAGAGAAAAGTTTCAGTTCGAATTTCGGAGCTTGTTCAGAAGAGAATACGTAAGCGGAGACTAACTCGAGAAAAGATGCGTCTCGATCAGCAATGATCAAGCGGAGTTTTTTCATCAAACCCCTCCATGTTTCAAAGGTTTTGTGGAGTCATACAAAAGAAAGGATTTTCTTAGGAGTTGTTTTGGTTAGTGAAAATGCGGATGACTATCTTACGAAGTTCTATTGAAGAGAAAGACGA contains these protein-coding regions:
- a CDS encoding AAA family ATPase, with amino-acid sequence MKKLRLIIADRDASFLELVSAYVFSSEQAPKFELKLFSDQTQFREYVQDGRKYDILLASSEWIPSHLPEPSGMCMILEDDRVTAPESAEPSVFKFQPLNQLMSSILSVYNASRGSVQKLGDSTAQTKRVAVFSASGGTGKTTVAVNLCKQFALQNKRVFYLNLELLHSTPLFFSPPPERTSTQILYYLKTDPDQLSAKIESLKYYDPHSTISSFNLPVNPHEMADLTGEETEALVSALMVAGNYDIIVIDCESSLEERIKTALRISDEIIWLVNNDTLSFHKTCCLEPALEEFLNTDKITRVLNKYTGQAAAEHSQSYDLHLPYIPEWKNAKDGRTLMSSPVFADALLSLTERRGVLYGE